A DNA window from Trichosurus vulpecula isolate mTriVul1 chromosome 2, mTriVul1.pri, whole genome shotgun sequence contains the following coding sequences:
- the LSM10 gene encoding U7 snRNA-associated Sm-like protein LSm10, with product MEVSHSVKERTIAENSLVILLQGLRGLVTTVDLRDETVARGRVDNVDAFMNIRLAEVTYTDRQGQQVQLDDLFVTGRNVRYVHIPDDVDITATIEQQLQAIHRVRNFGSEGKGRREFPTRKYK from the coding sequence ATGGAGGTCAGCCACTCAGTAAAAGAGCGgactattgctgagaatagcctgGTCATCCTGCTGCAGGGTCTCCGGGGTCTGGTGACCACAGTGGACCTTCGGGATGAGACTGTGGCCCGTGGCCGAGTGGACAACGTGGATGCCTTCATGAACATCCGCCTGGCTGAAGTCACCTACACGGACCGGCAGGGCCAGCAGGTCCAACTTGATGACCTCTTTGTGACCGGTCGCAATGTCCGCTATGTCCACATTCCCGATGATGTAGATATCACTGCCACCATCGAGCAGCAACTTCAGGCCATCCATCGGGTGCGAAACTTTGGCAGTGAGGGTAAGGGCCGAAGGGAATTTCCTACCAGGAAGTACAAGTGA